GCAGCGCCAATCTGGCGGAAGCGGAGGGTAATCCCCGCCAGGAAACCCGCTGGGTCGCCGGTCTGCGTTTCTGGTTCTAAATCTGGCGGCTTTGCTTCCGGCAACGAAACCATTTTTTAATTTTTTTCAGGAAATTCCCATGTTCCCCAAAATTCTGCTCATCCCCCTGGTCCTCCTTCCTTTCACCGCCCTCCAGGCTCAGGAAATGTCCATGGACCATTCCGCTGCCCCCATGGGCATGAGCCCCATCCCCATCGCAGGTCAGGGCACCGTCCCCGCAGAATCCGAAGCCCCCGCCATCCCCGCCCTGATCCGCAAAGTGGATATTGCC
This sequence is a window from Azospira inquinata. Protein-coding genes within it:
- a CDS encoding copper-binding protein; protein product: MFPKILLIPLVLLPFTALQAQEMSMDHSAAPMGMSPIPIAGQGTVPAESEAPAIPALIRKVDIAKARVMLTHAPVPSLHMSAMTMYFPVKDPAQLQGLKPGMKVQVVFSEREGRVEVAGIRAEE